A genome region from Streptomyces xanthophaeus includes the following:
- a CDS encoding DUF5326 family protein: protein MDGIREIFAGMPWWVKWVAVPLLALFVFGGVITSILGALIGFVFKLLLFVGLVGGLIFVVKKFSGGGSKSSSGEW, encoded by the coding sequence ATGGACGGCATCCGAGAGATATTCGCAGGCATGCCCTGGTGGGTTAAGTGGGTCGCGGTTCCCCTGCTGGCGCTCTTCGTCTTCGGCGGTGTGATCACCAGCATCCTGGGCGCGCTGATCGGGTTCGTCTTCAAGCTGCTCCTCTTCGTCGGCCTCGTCGGCGGCCTGATCTTCGTCGTGAAGAAGTTCAGCGGCGGCGGCTCGAAGTCTTCCTCCGGCGAGTGGTAG
- a CDS encoding globin domain-containing protein, whose product MDAPPTRSARRESARISGEGGAIEPSPDAVLIRRTLAEIAPVADKVTSYFYALVFTGHPEVRGMFPAAMDAQRDRLLKALLTAAEHIDNPAVLVPYLRRLGAGHRKYGTMAGHYPAVGEALVGALARYAHHSWGPETQAAWVRAYTGISQIMIDAAAEEEVKAPAWWHAEVVSHDLRTPDIAVLTVRPDQPYAFLAGQYASLETPWWPRVWRHYSFASAPRADGLLSFHVKAVPAGWVSNALVRHARPGDVLRLGPPAGSMVVDHTTDNGMLCLGGGTGIAPIKALIEDVAEHGERRPVEVFFGARSDNDLYDKDTLLGLQRSHPWLSVRPVVGDGLAGQLPHAVGEHGPWSSYDAFISGPPAMIRNGVDELLRIGIPCERIRHDAVEELAGIAG is encoded by the coding sequence ATGGACGCTCCGCCCACCAGATCGGCCAGACGCGAATCGGCCCGGATATCCGGCGAGGGCGGTGCGATCGAGCCCTCACCGGATGCCGTACTCATCCGCCGGACCCTCGCGGAGATCGCCCCTGTCGCCGACAAGGTGACCTCGTATTTCTACGCTCTGGTGTTCACCGGGCACCCGGAAGTACGCGGCATGTTCCCCGCCGCCATGGACGCGCAGCGGGACCGGCTGCTGAAGGCACTGCTGACCGCCGCCGAACACATCGACAATCCCGCCGTCCTCGTCCCCTACCTGCGCCGACTGGGCGCCGGGCATCGCAAGTACGGCACGATGGCCGGCCACTACCCGGCGGTCGGCGAAGCCCTCGTCGGGGCACTCGCCCGGTACGCCCACCACAGCTGGGGCCCCGAGACCCAGGCCGCCTGGGTGCGGGCGTACACCGGGATTTCCCAGATCATGATCGACGCGGCGGCGGAGGAAGAGGTGAAGGCCCCCGCGTGGTGGCACGCCGAGGTGGTCTCCCACGATCTGCGCACCCCGGACATCGCGGTACTGACGGTCCGCCCCGACCAGCCCTACGCCTTCCTCGCCGGCCAGTACGCGAGCCTGGAGACCCCGTGGTGGCCACGGGTGTGGCGGCACTACTCCTTCGCCTCGGCGCCGCGCGCCGACGGACTGCTGTCCTTCCACGTCAAGGCCGTCCCCGCGGGCTGGGTCTCCAACGCGCTGGTGCGCCACGCCCGCCCGGGAGACGTACTGCGCCTGGGACCGCCGGCCGGGTCGATGGTGGTGGACCACACCACGGACAACGGCATGCTGTGCCTGGGCGGAGGCACCGGGATCGCTCCGATCAAGGCGCTGATCGAGGACGTGGCCGAACACGGCGAGCGGCGGCCGGTGGAGGTGTTCTTCGGGGCCCGCAGTGACAACGACCTCTACGACAAGGACACGCTCCTGGGGCTCCAGCGCTCGCACCCGTGGCTGTCGGTGCGCCCGGTGGTCGGCGACGGGCTGGCCGGACAGCTGCCGCACGCGGTGGGTGAACACGGGCCGTGGAGCTCGTACGACGCGTTCATCTCCGGCCCGCCCGCGATGATCCGCAACGGCGTGGACGAGCTCCTGCGGATCGGCATCCCCTGCGAGCGGATCCGGCACGACGCGGTGGAGGAGCTGGCCGGCATCGCCGGCTGA
- a CDS encoding cystathionine gamma-lyase, whose protein sequence is MTEYPPQETQTTRETGAAALGDGTRAVRAGLPEAVKNEPPLPGPVFAAHFHLPGDVEGPYAYGRDTNPTWTLLERAIGELEAPGEDVHTIVFASGMAAVSAVLLSQAHTGDTVVLPDDGYQALPLLREQLEAYGIHVRTAPTGDDAQLAVLDGARLLWIETPSNPGLDVCDVRRLVDAAHAGRTLVAVDNTLATPLGQRPLELGADFSVASGTKGLTGHGDVLLGYVVCRDPELAARVRRWRKIVGAIPGPMEAWLAHRSLATIQLRAQRQWANALAVAEALTHRPDVSGLRYPGLPTDRSHKTAALQMRGFGSVVSFTLPDRAHAERFMAALRLVEDATSFGGVRSTAERRGRWGGDAVPEGFIRFSAGAEDTEDLVADVLRALDHAGATP, encoded by the coding sequence GTGACCGAATACCCCCCGCAGGAGACGCAGACGACGCGGGAGACCGGAGCTGCCGCGCTCGGCGACGGCACCCGGGCCGTGCGGGCCGGACTGCCCGAGGCCGTCAAGAACGAACCGCCCCTGCCCGGACCCGTCTTCGCCGCCCACTTCCACCTCCCGGGCGACGTCGAAGGCCCGTACGCCTACGGCCGCGACACCAACCCCACCTGGACGCTGCTGGAACGGGCGATCGGGGAGCTGGAGGCCCCCGGCGAGGACGTGCACACGATCGTCTTCGCCTCCGGCATGGCGGCGGTCTCCGCCGTCCTCCTCTCCCAGGCGCACACCGGCGACACCGTGGTCCTGCCCGACGACGGCTACCAGGCCCTGCCCCTGCTGCGCGAGCAGCTGGAGGCGTACGGCATCCACGTGCGCACCGCTCCGACCGGTGACGACGCCCAGCTCGCGGTCCTCGACGGGGCCCGGCTGCTGTGGATCGAGACCCCTTCCAACCCCGGGCTCGACGTGTGCGACGTACGCCGCCTCGTGGACGCGGCGCACGCCGGCCGGACCCTGGTCGCCGTCGACAACACCCTGGCCACCCCGCTCGGGCAACGGCCCCTGGAGCTGGGGGCGGACTTCTCGGTGGCGAGCGGCACCAAGGGGCTCACAGGCCACGGCGACGTACTGCTCGGATACGTCGTCTGCCGCGATCCGGAGCTCGCTGCCCGCGTCCGGCGGTGGCGAAAGATCGTCGGTGCGATCCCGGGTCCCATGGAGGCCTGGCTCGCCCACCGCTCCCTCGCCACGATCCAGCTGCGCGCGCAGCGCCAGTGGGCCAACGCACTGGCCGTCGCCGAGGCGCTGACGCACCGGCCGGACGTGAGCGGACTGCGCTACCCGGGGCTTCCCACGGACCGCTCCCACAAGACGGCCGCCCTGCAGATGCGGGGCTTCGGGTCGGTGGTCTCCTTCACCCTTCCCGACCGCGCGCACGCGGAGCGGTTCATGGCCGCCCTGCGCCTGGTCGAGGACGCCACGAGTTTCGGCGGGGTACGTTCCACCGCCGAGCGGCGCGGACGCTGGGGCGGCGACGCCGTGCCGGAGGGCTTCATCCGCTTCTCCGCCGGCGCCGAGGACACCGAAGACCTGGTCGCGGACGTGCTGCGGGCCCTCGACCACGCGGGCGCCACGCCCTGA
- a CDS encoding phage holin family protein yields the protein MTNFVVKTLANAAALAVAIWLLSGITLDDGSSTGRRALTLILVALVFGLVNLLVKPLVKLLSLPLFILTLGLFTLVVNALMLLLTSWLATQLDLSFHVDGFWTALLGGLIISIVSWAMNMVLPDKN from the coding sequence ATGACGAATTTCGTAGTCAAGACGCTCGCCAACGCGGCGGCCCTGGCCGTCGCCATCTGGCTGCTTTCCGGCATCACCCTCGACGACGGCAGCAGCACGGGCCGACGGGCTCTCACCCTGATCCTGGTCGCGCTGGTCTTCGGCCTGGTCAACTTGCTCGTCAAGCCGCTGGTGAAGCTGCTCTCGCTGCCGCTGTTCATCCTCACGCTCGGCCTGTTCACCCTTGTCGTGAACGCCCTGATGCTGCTGCTGACCTCGTGGCTGGCCACCCAGCTCGATCTCAGCTTCCATGTCGACGGCTTCTGGACCGCGCTCCTCGGCGGCCTGATCATCTCCATCGTCTCCTGGGCCATGAACATGGTCCTGCCCGACAAGAACTGA
- a CDS encoding IclR family transcriptional regulator: protein MIGSVQRALRLLEAAGSHSGGAPAKQLAREAGLPLPTAYHLLRTLTHEGYLRRVRGVFVLGEAAERLAHGGLQQKRRSMILDSLAYFRDTVGAPVYFAVYREGEIEVVGVSDTPASPACEEWADFRETGHAHAIGQCLLGQLDEKTRREYFDRHPVEAITPYTVRDLRSLEKRIGALGRMQPVIERQEYALGTICAAIPITAGDTVATMAISLPLHQEERLLYVVNRLRSEVGALLSTLSFSISI, encoded by the coding sequence CTGATCGGTTCGGTGCAGCGCGCGCTGAGGCTGCTCGAAGCGGCGGGGTCCCATAGCGGGGGAGCCCCGGCAAAACAGCTGGCGCGCGAGGCCGGGCTCCCGCTTCCCACCGCGTACCACCTGCTGCGCACACTGACGCACGAGGGCTACCTGCGCAGGGTGCGCGGAGTGTTCGTACTGGGCGAGGCCGCGGAGCGGCTCGCCCATGGGGGACTCCAGCAGAAACGTCGCAGCATGATCCTCGACTCGCTCGCGTACTTCCGCGACACGGTCGGGGCCCCCGTCTACTTCGCGGTCTACCGCGAGGGTGAGATCGAGGTCGTGGGTGTCTCGGACACCCCGGCCAGCCCGGCCTGCGAGGAATGGGCCGACTTCCGTGAGACCGGCCATGCGCACGCCATCGGGCAGTGCCTGCTCGGGCAACTCGACGAGAAGACGCGCAGGGAGTACTTCGACCGTCATCCGGTCGAGGCCATCACTCCCTATACCGTCCGCGATCTACGGTCCCTGGAAAAACGGATCGGGGCGCTCGGGCGAATGCAGCCGGTGATCGAACGTCAGGAATATGCCCTCGGCACGATCTGCGCCGCCATCCCCATTACGGCCGGCGATACGGTCGCGACGATGGCCATTTCTCTACCTCTCCACCAAGAAGAGCGATTGCTCTATGTAGTCAATCGGCTACGGAGTGAAGTAGGCGCGCTGTTGAGCACCCTCTCGTTCTCTATCAGTATCTGA
- a CDS encoding NUDIX domain-containing protein — MTERPVVKRTARAILLDGDDLILIKRTRPGVDPYWLTPGGGVESSDSTVVDALHREVHEELGAKITDVVPCFVDTVEHIADRGVTGVKVQHFFVCRLESMDPSLRHGPEVDEPEGEYEIVRVPFSRVGIAAVHLVPLSLRHYLDGNIEGVRAMHAPDLG, encoded by the coding sequence ATGACCGAACGTCCCGTGGTCAAACGCACCGCCCGCGCGATCCTGCTCGACGGTGACGACCTGATCCTCATCAAACGCACCAGGCCCGGAGTCGATCCGTACTGGCTCACCCCCGGCGGGGGAGTGGAGTCCTCGGACTCCACCGTCGTCGACGCCCTCCACCGGGAGGTCCACGAAGAACTCGGCGCGAAGATCACCGATGTGGTGCCCTGCTTCGTCGACACCGTCGAGCACATCGCCGACAGGGGGGTGACCGGCGTGAAGGTGCAGCACTTCTTCGTCTGCCGCCTGGAATCGATGGACCCGAGCCTGCGGCACGGTCCCGAGGTCGACGAGCCCGAAGGCGAGTACGAGATCGTCCGCGTGCCCTTCAGCCGGGTGGGCATCGCCGCCGTCCATCTCGTCCCGCTGTCCCTGCGGCACTATCTCGACGGCAATATCGAGGGTGTCCGCGCCATGCACGCTCCCGACCTGGGCTGA
- a CDS encoding HAD family hydrolase, which produces MTLLHLFDLDGTLMYGSAAPVEISRQLGLSAEIAELERAFGAQEMGPHQFSVAAHALWADLTPAHVRAAFDGAPWLAGIRDVWQEIRDRGDYCAVISLSPSFFVELLLEWGAHAAHGSVFPEVPFTRPVEESGILTPEGKVRVADRLCAQFGVSRADCVAYGDSVTDAMLFEVVPVSVAVNARPYLAERATHVYEGRDLRDAYQLVGLTRPGVDAS; this is translated from the coding sequence ATGACCCTCCTGCACCTCTTCGATCTCGACGGGACGCTGATGTACGGCTCGGCGGCGCCGGTCGAGATTTCCCGCCAGCTCGGGCTGAGTGCCGAGATCGCCGAGCTGGAACGGGCCTTCGGTGCGCAGGAGATGGGGCCGCACCAGTTCTCCGTGGCTGCCCACGCTCTCTGGGCCGATCTGACACCGGCGCACGTCCGGGCGGCGTTCGACGGGGCTCCCTGGCTCGCGGGGATCCGGGACGTGTGGCAGGAGATCAGGGACCGCGGGGACTACTGCGCGGTGATCTCCCTGTCACCGTCGTTCTTCGTGGAGCTGCTGCTGGAGTGGGGCGCGCATGCCGCGCACGGCTCGGTCTTCCCCGAGGTGCCGTTCACCCGTCCGGTGGAGGAGTCCGGGATCCTCACGCCCGAGGGCAAGGTCAGGGTGGCGGACCGGCTCTGCGCGCAGTTCGGTGTGAGCCGGGCCGACTGTGTCGCGTACGGGGATTCGGTGACCGACGCGATGCTCTTCGAGGTGGTGCCGGTCTCGGTGGCGGTGAATGCGAGGCCTTATCTCGCCGAGCGGGCGACCCATGTCTACGAGGGCCGGGATCTGCGGGACGCATACCAGCTCGTCGGGCTGACGCGCCCGGGAGTTGACGCATCTTAG
- a CDS encoding YibE/F family protein codes for MGPLISCDDLLVTPSPQPPIEHTEPHGHNGHAHGAPGPSDGHSDGHADRPSDGHSGGGSDGHLPGQSHGHGHGHGHGHGHGHGPAAPVSKHLRKVIAAVLIPFAAAVFVGMVVLWPGGAPGHERTGVGFDRQTQQGVVTSLEQVDCKSVNAAQVPTTAAPSTPEGRQAQAEQTGECKKATVEVTSGPDKGRTFVEVVQPGAPRQLEDGQEVVVAYAPDAPRDLQYSVIDVNRKLPMALLAGIFAVAVVVVGRMRGLFALVALVVSFGVLTLFILPAILQGSNPLVVAVVGASAIMLIALYMCHGLTARTSVAVLGTLVSLLLIGLLGSGFIDWAFLSGNTDDNTGLIHGLYPDIDMSGLLLAGVIIGSLGVLDDVTVTQTSAVWELHHADPSMGPRSLYRAAIRIGRDHIASVVNTLVLAYAGAALPLLLLFSIANSSMGSVANSELVAEEIVRTLVGSIGLVASVPVTTALAALVVSADRSGSPSGVPATGPVRGRGRRRKR; via the coding sequence GTGGGCCCCCTCATCTCTTGCGATGATCTGCTGGTGACGCCCTCGCCGCAGCCCCCCATCGAGCACACAGAGCCCCATGGTCACAACGGCCACGCACATGGGGCCCCCGGACCGTCCGACGGCCATTCCGACGGCCACGCCGACAGGCCGTCCGACGGCCACTCCGGTGGTGGCTCGGACGGCCACCTCCCGGGTCAGTCCCACGGCCACGGCCATGGCCACGGTCATGGCCACGGTCATGGCCACGGCCCGGCGGCCCCCGTCTCGAAGCACCTGCGCAAGGTCATCGCCGCCGTACTGATCCCCTTCGCCGCGGCCGTCTTCGTGGGCATGGTGGTGCTCTGGCCGGGCGGCGCCCCGGGCCACGAGCGCACGGGGGTGGGATTCGACCGGCAGACCCAGCAGGGCGTGGTCACCTCGCTCGAACAGGTCGACTGCAAATCCGTGAACGCCGCCCAGGTGCCGACGACCGCGGCTCCCTCCACACCCGAGGGCCGCCAGGCGCAGGCCGAGCAGACCGGCGAGTGCAAGAAGGCCACCGTCGAGGTCACCAGCGGCCCGGACAAGGGCCGCACCTTCGTGGAGGTCGTCCAGCCGGGCGCGCCACGGCAGTTGGAGGACGGCCAGGAGGTGGTGGTGGCGTACGCGCCGGACGCCCCCCGTGACCTCCAGTACTCGGTGATCGACGTGAACCGCAAGCTCCCGATGGCGCTGCTGGCCGGCATCTTCGCGGTCGCGGTCGTCGTCGTCGGGCGGATGCGCGGGCTGTTCGCGCTGGTCGCGCTGGTGGTCAGCTTCGGCGTGCTGACCCTCTTCATCCTCCCGGCCATCCTGCAGGGTTCGAACCCGCTGGTCGTCGCGGTGGTCGGGGCGAGCGCCATCATGCTGATCGCGCTCTACATGTGCCACGGGCTGACCGCCCGTACCTCGGTGGCCGTCCTCGGCACGCTCGTCTCGCTGTTGCTGATCGGGCTGCTCGGCTCGGGGTTCATCGACTGGGCGTTCCTCAGCGGCAACACCGACGACAACACGGGGCTGATCCACGGGCTGTACCCGGACATCGACATGAGCGGTTTGCTGCTCGCAGGCGTGATCATCGGATCGCTGGGCGTGCTCGACGACGTGACGGTCACCCAGACGTCGGCGGTGTGGGAACTGCACCACGCGGACCCCTCGATGGGGCCGCGCTCCCTCTACCGGGCGGCCATCAGGATCGGCCGCGATCACATCGCGTCGGTGGTCAACACTCTGGTGCTGGCCTACGCGGGTGCCGCGCTGCCACTGCTCCTGCTGTTCTCGATCGCGAACAGCAGCATGGGTTCGGTGGCCAACAGCGAGCTGGTGGCCGAGGAGATCGTACGGACCCTCGTGGGCTCGATCGGCCTGGTGGCCTCGGTCCCCGTGACAACGGCGCTGGCCGCGCTGGTGGTTTCCGCCGACCGATCGGGATCCCCGTCCGGCGTCCCTGCCACGGGGCCGGTCCGCGGCCGGGGCCGACGGCGCAAGCGCTGA
- a CDS encoding GNAT family N-acetyltransferase — protein sequence MTPPHITDLPIRALTVDDLHRCADLSEDRGWLREEHKWRLLLAAGNGYGIDAPDGRGLAAACVVTRYGDTHSGPELAAIGMVLVADRFARQGLGRRLMTHVCDGVLKGVPLTLHATPYGRPLYEELGFETTGRTEMLTGAFRHEDTPGTYGASRVRPATAEDLPRILRLDAEVFGTDRTHMITRLPAFADRLVVAENHSQDGALTGYAAAWPNMDTQVIGPLIAHDTATAQSLVTALALGTERALRTDVDVRHEEFLAWLKDRGLASVAFNAVMTRDIPGLPGDWTRRWAPLTVAAG from the coding sequence GTGACACCACCACACATCACCGATCTACCGATCCGGGCGCTGACCGTGGACGATCTCCACCGCTGCGCCGACCTGTCCGAAGATCGCGGATGGCTCCGCGAGGAACACAAGTGGCGTCTGCTCCTCGCCGCCGGAAACGGCTACGGCATCGACGCCCCGGACGGCCGGGGACTCGCGGCCGCCTGCGTCGTCACGCGCTACGGCGACACCCATTCCGGACCGGAGCTCGCCGCCATCGGGATGGTTCTCGTGGCCGACCGCTTCGCCCGCCAGGGCCTGGGGCGCCGTCTGATGACCCACGTCTGCGACGGCGTACTGAAGGGCGTCCCCCTCACCCTGCACGCCACTCCCTACGGGCGCCCCCTCTACGAGGAACTGGGCTTCGAGACCACCGGCCGCACCGAGATGCTGACGGGCGCCTTCCGCCACGAGGACACCCCCGGCACGTACGGCGCCTCCCGGGTCCGGCCGGCGACCGCCGAGGACCTCCCCCGCATCCTGCGCCTGGACGCCGAGGTCTTCGGCACCGACCGCACGCACATGATCACCCGGCTGCCCGCCTTCGCCGACCGTCTGGTCGTGGCCGAGAACCACTCCCAGGACGGCGCACTCACCGGCTACGCCGCGGCCTGGCCCAATATGGACACCCAGGTCATCGGCCCGCTGATCGCCCATGACACCGCGACCGCCCAGTCGCTGGTCACCGCGCTCGCACTCGGCACCGAGCGGGCGCTACGCACCGATGTCGATGTACGGCACGAGGAATTCCTCGCCTGGCTCAAGGACCGGGGCCTGGCCTCCGTGGCTTTCAATGCCGTCATGACCCGGGACATCCCCGGCCTGCCCGGCGACTGGACCCGTCGGTGGGCACCGCTCACCGTGGCCGCGGGCTGA
- a CDS encoding LysR family transcriptional regulator: MDLTLLRTFVAVHRAGSFTRAAALLGLSQPAVTSQIRTLERQLGRPLFHRRARGVTPTAVGDELAHKAAPHLDALLRITEAEREAAGALRTLHVAGPPEFLCLRVLPALALLVGQGHTLRAAPQTDAEATLDGLAAGHHDLVVTTAHPRGGLFTATALCDEEHVLVAAPYWAALVDMDRLREEGSAALDGIPLVEVHESLPLVTRYWAAVFDTLPDARPLAATVVVPDLRAVLECVRAGAGLAVLPRYLCQDALDSGRIVALAEPEVPPLRTWFLVVRTGSLALAHLARAHDRLLDASVHW; the protein is encoded by the coding sequence ATGGACCTGACCCTGCTGCGCACCTTCGTCGCCGTCCACCGGGCCGGCTCGTTCACGCGCGCCGCCGCCCTCCTCGGACTGTCCCAGCCCGCCGTGACCTCGCAGATCCGCACCCTGGAACGCCAGTTGGGGCGCCCGCTCTTCCACCGCCGGGCCCGTGGCGTCACCCCCACCGCCGTCGGCGACGAGCTGGCACACAAGGCCGCCCCTCACCTCGACGCCCTGCTGCGGATCACCGAGGCCGAGCGGGAGGCCGCCGGCGCGTTACGCACCCTCCACGTCGCCGGGCCTCCCGAGTTCCTGTGCCTGCGCGTGCTCCCCGCCCTCGCCCTCCTGGTCGGCCAGGGCCATACCCTGCGCGCCGCCCCGCAGACCGATGCCGAAGCGACCCTTGACGGGCTCGCCGCCGGCCACCACGACCTCGTCGTCACCACCGCCCACCCCCGGGGCGGGCTCTTCACGGCCACCGCGCTGTGCGACGAGGAGCACGTCCTGGTCGCCGCGCCCTACTGGGCCGCCCTCGTCGACATGGACCGCCTGCGCGAGGAGGGTTCCGCCGCGCTGGACGGCATCCCGCTGGTCGAGGTCCACGAGAGCCTGCCGCTCGTCACCCGCTACTGGGCCGCCGTCTTCGACACCCTGCCCGATGCCAGGCCCCTGGCCGCCACCGTGGTCGTGCCCGACCTGCGGGCCGTGCTGGAGTGCGTCCGGGCCGGCGCCGGGCTCGCCGTCCTGCCCCGCTACCTGTGCCAGGACGCCCTCGACAGCGGTCGGATCGTTGCGCTGGCGGAGCCTGAGGTGCCACCGCTGCGCACCTGGTTCCTGGTCGTGCGGACCGGGAGCCTGGCCCTCGCCCACCTCGCCCGGGCGCACGACCGGCTGCTGGATGCGTCGGTGCACTGGTGA
- a CDS encoding cupin domain-containing protein, whose amino-acid sequence MKAFRLDELEAERAANDGAYLQFLRERNMSVGLYALDAGQIDPQLPHRQDEVYFVVSGRASITVGEETTTVARGSVVYVPAGVAHKFHHITEDLRVMVVFSPPEG is encoded by the coding sequence ATGAAAGCCTTCCGGCTTGACGAGCTCGAAGCGGAGCGGGCCGCGAACGACGGCGCCTATCTGCAGTTCCTGCGCGAGCGGAACATGTCGGTCGGGCTGTACGCGCTCGACGCCGGACAGATCGATCCGCAGCTGCCGCACCGGCAGGACGAGGTGTACTTCGTCGTCAGCGGCCGGGCCTCGATCACGGTCGGGGAGGAGACGACGACCGTGGCGCGCGGCAGCGTCGTCTACGTCCCGGCGGGCGTGGCGCACAAGTTCCACCACATCACCGAGGACCTGAGGGTGATGGTCGTGTTCTCCCCGCCGGAGGGCTGA
- a CDS encoding low molecular weight protein-tyrosine-phosphatase, which translates to MPAMYRVCFVCTGNICRSPMAESVFRAHVAADGLSALVEVDSAGTGGWHEGDGADPRTVAVLEAAGYEQDHRARRFHASWFARLDLVIALDAGHLRDLRALAPTPQDAAKVRLLRSYDPAASAAETDVPDPYYGPLDGFEECLELVEAASPGLLDAVRAAVKEHTA; encoded by the coding sequence ATGCCTGCCATGTACCGCGTCTGCTTCGTCTGCACGGGCAACATATGCCGCTCCCCCATGGCCGAGTCGGTCTTCCGTGCCCATGTGGCGGCCGACGGCCTCTCCGCCCTGGTCGAGGTGGACAGCGCCGGGACCGGCGGCTGGCACGAGGGGGACGGCGCAGATCCGCGCACCGTCGCCGTCCTGGAGGCGGCCGGCTACGAGCAGGACCACCGGGCCCGCCGGTTCCACGCCTCCTGGTTCGCCCGCCTGGACCTCGTCATCGCGCTCGACGCAGGGCACCTGCGCGACCTCCGGGCCCTCGCGCCCACGCCGCAGGACGCCGCCAAGGTGCGGCTGCTGCGGTCCTACGATCCGGCGGCCTCGGCCGCGGAGACCGACGTACCGGATCCCTACTACGGGCCGCTCGACGGGTTCGAGGAGTGCCTGGAGCTGGTCGAGGCCGCGAGCCCCGGCCTGCTGGACGCCGTACGCGCCGCCGTGAAGGAGCACACCGCGTGA
- a CDS encoding SsgA family sporulation/cell division regulator, giving the protein MRESVQAEVMMSFLVSEELSFRIPVELRYDARDPYAVRLTFHLPGDAPVTWAFGRELLLDGINKPCGDGDVHIAPTHPEDLSDVHIRLQVGGDRALFRASAAPLVAFLDRTDRIVPLGQERNLGDFEENLDEALGKILAESQQNEQNAG; this is encoded by the coding sequence ATGCGCGAGTCGGTACAGGCAGAGGTCATGATGAGCTTCCTCGTTTCCGAGGAGCTCTCGTTCCGGATTCCGGTGGAACTCCGGTACGACGCACGCGACCCCTACGCAGTCCGCCTGACCTTCCACCTTCCCGGAGACGCGCCCGTGACCTGGGCGTTCGGCCGGGAGCTCCTCCTCGACGGCATCAACAAGCCATGCGGTGACGGTGATGTGCACATCGCCCCCACGCACCCGGAGGACCTGTCCGACGTCCACATCCGCCTTCAGGTGGGCGGTGACCGGGCCCTGTTCCGGGCCAGCGCGGCGCCGCTCGTCGCGTTCCTCGACCGCACCGACCGGATCGTTCCACTCGGACAGGAGCGCAATCTGGGCGACTTCGAGGAGAACCTCGACGAGGCCCTCGGCAAGATCCTCGCGGAATCGCAGCAGAACGAGCAGAACGCCGGCTGA
- a CDS encoding GNAT family N-acetyltransferase, whose amino-acid sequence MTDTPELMIRPATEADVPAIVAMLADDPLGATRESPDDLAPYLAALKRLTDDPNQHLVVAVRADRVVGTLQLTIVPGLSRKGATRSIIEGVRVHADERGGGLGTRIIAWAVEKSRAENCALVQLTSDVTRTGAHRFYERLGFTASHVGFKLQL is encoded by the coding sequence ATGACCGACACTCCCGAGCTGATGATCCGGCCGGCCACCGAGGCCGATGTGCCCGCCATCGTCGCCATGCTGGCCGACGACCCGCTCGGCGCCACCCGCGAGTCCCCGGACGACCTCGCCCCGTACCTCGCAGCCCTGAAGCGGCTCACCGACGACCCGAACCAGCACCTGGTCGTCGCCGTCCGCGCCGACCGGGTGGTGGGCACCCTCCAGCTGACGATCGTCCCTGGACTCTCCCGGAAGGGGGCCACCCGTTCCATCATCGAGGGCGTCCGCGTGCACGCCGACGAACGCGGCGGCGGCCTGGGCACCCGGATCATCGCATGGGCCGTCGAGAAGTCCCGTGCCGAGAACTGCGCGCTGGTGCAGCTGACTTCGGACGTGACCCGCACCGGTGCCCACCGTTTCTACGAACGGCTCGGGTTCACCGCCTCGCACGTCGGGTTCAAGCTCCAGCTCTGA